The following coding sequences are from one Cenarchaeum symbiosum A window:
- a CDS encoding ATPase (COG0433) — translation MDVVGQVVGGGFGDILIRQKSGRRLEVGSLLVSEEDDSILILEVFGLEYGSQIQDGMRQMVSGVQLEREGDMRFYEGEFVHYVLARVKPLARISGGKVSIPKSLPTFFGRLRPISAGDLEFMKKGGDRIFVGRIRSGSEVLETEVWLPAEDVFSHHILIPATTGRGKSNLVKTILWHSLCSNRVGILVLDAHDEYYGRRGDGLSVHQRAGENLVYYTPDRPPPGAHSLSINLASILPEHFEGITDLSDAQSQALRVFHGRFKEEWLTRILTEDPAKRSEGARDKEIKTGTLVALQRKLKLMLDLEIVEGRQLVSRNGFFDVTKGATTARDIIGHIEQGKVVVMDTSRLGSEAELVAGNVIAAGLLDRYKQYKASGQLDRMPVASIVIEEAPRVIGEDVLSSKNSNVYATIAREGRKFKVGLVAVTQLSSAIPRAILANMNTKIILGNEMKQEREAVIASASQDLSDDDRNIASLDKGEAIITSIFVPFAMPIKIPLFDEIVKGASRAGDAPAKKPRVFG, via the coding sequence ATGGATGTGGTAGGGCAGGTTGTAGGCGGCGGCTTTGGCGACATACTGATACGGCAGAAATCGGGCAGGCGCCTGGAGGTGGGCTCGCTGCTGGTATCCGAGGAGGATGACTCCATCCTGATCCTCGAGGTGTTCGGGCTGGAGTACGGCTCGCAGATACAAGACGGAATGCGGCAGATGGTATCTGGCGTGCAGCTCGAGCGGGAGGGGGATATGCGGTTCTATGAGGGCGAGTTCGTCCACTATGTGCTGGCCCGGGTAAAGCCGCTTGCCCGGATATCGGGGGGAAAGGTGAGCATACCAAAGTCGCTGCCTACATTTTTTGGCAGGCTCCGGCCAATCTCTGCAGGCGATCTTGAGTTTATGAAAAAGGGCGGGGACCGGATATTTGTCGGCCGGATAAGGAGCGGAAGCGAGGTGCTAGAGACCGAGGTCTGGCTGCCGGCAGAAGATGTATTTTCCCACCACATACTGATACCTGCGACAACGGGGCGCGGCAAGTCCAATCTTGTAAAGACAATCCTCTGGCACTCGCTTTGTTCCAACAGGGTCGGAATCCTGGTGCTTGACGCGCATGATGAATACTATGGCCGCAGGGGCGACGGGCTGTCTGTGCATCAGAGGGCAGGCGAGAACCTGGTCTATTATACGCCGGACCGCCCGCCGCCGGGCGCACACTCCCTGTCAATAAATTTAGCCTCGATACTGCCGGAGCACTTTGAGGGGATAACCGACCTGAGCGACGCGCAGTCGCAGGCCCTGCGGGTCTTTCATGGAAGGTTCAAGGAAGAATGGCTCACAAGGATCCTTACAGAGGATCCCGCCAAGCGTAGCGAGGGGGCCCGGGACAAGGAGATAAAGACAGGCACCCTTGTGGCCCTTCAGCGCAAGCTCAAGCTGATGCTGGACCTCGAGATAGTAGAGGGCAGGCAGCTGGTCTCCCGGAACGGCTTTTTCGACGTCACAAAGGGGGCGACTACCGCCCGGGATATCATAGGCCACATAGAGCAGGGCAAGGTTGTAGTCATGGATACGTCCCGGCTTGGCAGCGAGGCAGAACTGGTGGCGGGAAACGTCATAGCCGCCGGCCTGCTGGACAGGTACAAGCAGTACAAGGCGTCGGGACAGCTAGACAGGATGCCTGTCGCCTCGATAGTTATCGAGGAGGCGCCGCGCGTGATAGGCGAGGATGTGCTATCCTCCAAGAACAGCAACGTGTACGCAACGATAGCCCGGGAGGGCCGCAAGTTCAAGGTGGGCCTTGTGGCGGTGACGCAGCTGTCGAGCGCCATCCCGCGCGCAATACTTGCCAACATGAACACCAAGATAATACTGGGCAACGAGATGAAGCAGGAGCGCGAGGCGGTGATAGCATCCGCGTCGCAGGATCTTTCTGACGATGACAGGAACATAGCGAGCCTGGACAAGGGCGAGGCGATAATAACTAGCATATTTGTGCCCTTTGCAATGCCAATCAAGATACCGCTCTTCGACGAGATAGTAAAGGGTGCGAGCCGGGCAGGCGATGCGCCGGCAAAAAAGCCGAGGGTGTTTGGATGA
- a CDS encoding dinucleotide-utilizing enzyme (COG1712) produces MPDISLRRIALLGCGAMGTRIARAIDSGGINAVLTHVYDQAPERSKGLVDSLKTKPIIVENTHLLSSNNTNLVVEAASQDAVKDVALSVIQNKKDLLIMSVGALLDEAIFEVLADACREYGRSIYLPSGAIAGIDALRAVRGELESVTLTTTKNPRSLSGVPYIEQSGVDLGSLDGPAEVFAGTAADAVRHFPANINVAALIDVACAGGGSTKVRIVADPSIDRNIHEVRASGGFGSMIIRVENVPDPDNPRTSLLAALSAIERIRGLCSGGIMAG; encoded by the coding sequence ATGCCAGATATATCGTTGAGGAGGATCGCCCTGCTCGGCTGCGGCGCAATGGGCACCCGGATAGCCCGGGCGATAGATTCTGGGGGGATAAACGCCGTGCTGACCCACGTGTACGACCAGGCGCCCGAACGCTCTAAAGGGCTAGTCGACAGCCTGAAAACCAAGCCGATAATAGTAGAGAACACACACCTGCTCTCCTCGAATAATACAAACCTGGTAGTCGAGGCCGCCTCCCAAGACGCTGTAAAGGATGTAGCCCTAAGTGTAATACAGAACAAAAAGGACCTGCTGATCATGAGTGTGGGGGCTCTGCTTGATGAGGCCATATTCGAGGTGCTAGCCGACGCGTGCAGGGAATACGGCAGGAGCATATACCTTCCATCGGGGGCCATAGCCGGGATAGACGCGCTCAGGGCGGTGCGCGGCGAGCTTGAATCTGTCACCCTTACCACAACAAAGAACCCAAGATCCCTCTCAGGGGTCCCCTACATAGAGCAGTCCGGCGTGGACCTCGGATCCCTGGACGGCCCCGCAGAGGTCTTTGCGGGAACGGCTGCAGATGCGGTCCGCCACTTTCCCGCGAACATCAACGTGGCCGCCCTCATCGATGTTGCATGTGCCGGGGGAGGCTCGACAAAGGTAAGGATAGTGGCGGATCCCTCCATCGACAGGAACATACACGAGGTCCGGGCGTCAGGCGGGTTTGGCTCGATGATTATAAGGGTCGAGAATGTGCCCGACCCGGACAACCCCAGGACGAGCCTGCTGGCCGCGCTCTCCGCCATCGAGAGGATCCGCGGGCTATGTTCCGGCGGCATAATGGCCGGCTGA
- a CDS encoding quinolinate synthase (COG0379) has translation MQVQAEGLHDEIIRLKKKTDTIILAHNYQVPAVQDVADLVGDSLGLARKAGTTSNSRILFCGVHFMAETASIISPEKRVLIPDPAAGCSLSDSITLDDLRRWKKQHPGAVSVGYVNTTAEIKAELDYCCTSSNAAAIVESIPKDREVLFLPDMFLGSYVAKATGRKNMFIWPGECHVHAGITPEDVQKRLDSMQDAEFVVHPECSCTTPMLHDIASGAYKDTKAKILSTEGMMKHVAKSDTKNFVVGTETGILYRMRKENPDKTFLPASDKAECQFMKMITPEKVRDSLLYDKFEVSVPPETARKARRAIERMLEVG, from the coding sequence ATGCAGGTACAGGCAGAGGGGCTGCACGACGAGATAATCCGCCTAAAGAAGAAGACGGACACGATAATACTGGCGCACAACTATCAGGTGCCCGCCGTGCAGGACGTGGCAGACCTTGTGGGCGATTCACTGGGGCTGGCAAGAAAGGCAGGCACTACAAGCAACAGCAGGATACTATTCTGCGGGGTGCATTTCATGGCAGAGACTGCCTCTATAATCAGCCCGGAGAAAAGGGTGCTGATACCGGACCCGGCTGCAGGCTGCTCTCTCTCTGATTCCATAACGCTCGATGATCTGCGCAGATGGAAAAAGCAGCACCCGGGGGCAGTAAGCGTCGGATACGTAAACACCACCGCAGAGATCAAGGCTGAGCTTGACTATTGCTGCACATCGTCTAATGCTGCCGCAATAGTGGAATCGATACCCAAAGACAGGGAGGTATTGTTCCTGCCTGATATGTTCCTCGGATCATACGTGGCAAAGGCCACCGGCAGAAAGAACATGTTCATCTGGCCCGGCGAGTGCCACGTGCACGCGGGGATAACCCCAGAGGATGTTCAAAAGAGGCTCGACTCCATGCAGGATGCCGAGTTTGTCGTGCATCCAGAATGCAGCTGCACAACGCCGATGCTCCACGACATAGCGTCCGGCGCCTACAAGGACACAAAGGCAAAGATCCTCTCCACCGAGGGCATGATGAAGCACGTGGCAAAATCGGATACGAAAAATTTTGTGGTGGGCACAGAAACGGGCATACTGTACAGGATGCGCAAAGAGAACCCGGACAAGACGTTTCTGCCGGCATCCGACAAGGCAGAATGCCAGTTTATGAAGATGATCACCCCTGAGAAGGTCCGCGATTCCCTGCTGTACGACAAATTCGAGGTGAGTGTGCCCCCGGAAACCGCCCGCAAGGCCAGGCGCGCCATAGAGAGAATGCTCGAGGTGGGCTAG
- a CDS encoding nicotinate-nucleotide pyrophosphorylase (carboxylating) (COG0157) — MDQSLRRDLRRFLAEDIGRGDITSALLSPGRIKASVIAREGCTVSGARHARELFIMGGCSARVCVGDGRSARRGNIIMDVAGPARAVLSTERTALNLMSRMSGIATMTARMVRKVGRKTAIYSTRKTAPGLRRFDKEAVVAGGGHAHRMSLDEAVLIKDNHIAAGGSMEDLIRAARRKHRRIEVEVEDIGAAVLAADCGADVILLDNFAPRQAARAVSELRRRRPRPRIEISGGITVQNIARYAGIGADMISVGSLTHSVRGIDYSLDVTG, encoded by the coding sequence TTGGACCAGTCCCTGAGGAGGGACCTGCGGCGGTTCCTCGCCGAGGACATAGGGCGGGGGGATATCACAAGCGCGCTGCTTTCACCCGGGAGGATCAAGGCGTCTGTTATCGCCCGGGAGGGCTGCACGGTTTCTGGCGCGCGGCATGCCCGGGAGCTATTCATCATGGGCGGGTGCAGTGCGCGCGTATGCGTCGGCGACGGCCGGTCCGCGCGCCGCGGCAATATCATAATGGATGTGGCGGGGCCCGCGCGCGCCGTTCTATCGACAGAGAGGACCGCGCTAAACCTGATGTCGAGAATGAGCGGGATAGCCACAATGACTGCCCGGATGGTCCGCAAGGTCGGCAGAAAGACTGCCATCTATTCTACGCGCAAGACGGCGCCGGGGCTGCGGCGCTTTGACAAGGAGGCGGTGGTGGCAGGCGGGGGGCACGCGCACCGCATGTCGCTTGACGAGGCGGTGCTAATCAAGGACAACCACATAGCGGCGGGGGGCTCCATGGAGGATCTGATACGCGCGGCACGGCGCAAGCACCGGCGTATAGAGGTGGAGGTGGAGGATATAGGGGCCGCGGTTCTTGCCGCAGACTGCGGCGCGGATGTGATACTGCTTGATAACTTTGCGCCGCGGCAGGCAGCCAGGGCGGTATCGGAGCTGCGCAGGCGCAGGCCAAGGCCGCGGATAGAGATATCCGGGGGCATAACCGTACAGAACATAGCCAGGTACGCGGGGATTGGCGCCGACATGATATCTGTCGGCTCGCTTACGCACTCTGTCCGGGGTATAGACTATTCCCTGGATGTCACAGGCTAG
- a CDS encoding DNA-directed RNA polymerase, subunit E'' (COG2093) has protein sequence MAREMACRKCKYVTSGKVCPSCKSSDLTPDWNGIVLVVDPENSRVASTLGITTKGKYAIKVT, from the coding sequence ATGGCCCGCGAGATGGCCTGCCGCAAGTGCAAGTATGTGACATCGGGAAAGGTCTGCCCTTCATGCAAGTCATCCGACCTGACGCCCGACTGGAACGGGATAGTCCTGGTGGTGGACCCAGAGAACTCACGCGTCGCCTCCACCCTCGGGATAACGACAAAGGGCAAGTACGCAATCAAGGTAACCTAA
- a CDS encoding DNA-directed RNA polymerase, subunit E' (COG1095), with protein sequence MQTGPARGKIRAICHTKVHKFAAGACRVVFSISTLVDVVRIPPSLFGTTLKKAAINILKEKYESMINADLGYIIMILDAKVEEMGKMIAGDGGTFHKVEFNALTFYPKLQEIIQGEIVDITDFGAFVRIGPTDALLHLSQVMDDYLKSDVKAGLIMANQSGRTLKVGSTIRARITAVSLGKAAAMGKIGITCRQPFLGTAEWIGEEIAAAEGNAPPDKKKAAAQKAAPEQKKAAPEPKKVAGVK encoded by the coding sequence GTGCAAACAGGGCCTGCGCGGGGCAAGATTCGTGCGATCTGCCATACAAAGGTTCATAAATTCGCCGCCGGGGCCTGCCGTGTAGTGTTTTCAATATCCACGCTGGTCGACGTGGTGAGGATCCCGCCCAGCCTATTCGGGACCACCCTAAAGAAGGCGGCCATCAACATACTGAAGGAAAAGTACGAGAGCATGATCAATGCTGATCTCGGCTATATCATAATGATTCTCGACGCCAAGGTCGAAGAGATGGGCAAGATGATCGCAGGAGACGGCGGCACCTTCCACAAGGTCGAGTTCAACGCGCTGACCTTCTATCCAAAGCTCCAGGAGATAATCCAGGGCGAGATAGTCGATATAACCGACTTTGGGGCGTTTGTCAGGATAGGCCCGACAGACGCTCTATTGCATTTATCCCAGGTGATGGACGACTATCTAAAGAGCGACGTAAAGGCCGGCCTGATAATGGCCAACCAGAGCGGCAGGACTCTCAAGGTGGGCTCGACAATACGCGCAAGGATCACGGCAGTATCTCTTGGCAAGGCTGCCGCAATGGGCAAGATAGGGATAACCTGCAGGCAGCCGTTCCTCGGGACTGCCGAGTGGATAGGAGAAGAGATAGCCGCAGCAGAGGGCAACGCCCCGCCGGACAAGAAAAAGGCCGCCGCGCAAAAGGCAGCACCCGAGCAAAAGAAGGCGGCACCGGAGCCAAAAAAGGTAGCAGGGGTAAAATAG
- a CDS encoding ATPases involved in chromosome partitioning (COG0489): MCGTGAHMQAPPAGPSRHGWQGFRAGSFSRIRLSLNNENTLTENMVGVDQVLESLGKVIDPDLKKDIVSMGMIKDLELDDGNLKFTLELTTPACPFNVEIEDDVRKVIGELDGIKNLNLNVTAKVMEGRSLDEDAGMTTVKNIIGVASGKGGVGKSTVALNLALALGQTGAKVGLLDADIYGPSIPLMLGMKEAFMEVEANKLQPAEASGIKVVSFGFFAEQAHKAAIYRGPIISGILKQFLVDTNWSDLDYLIVDLPPGTGDIPLTLAQTIPITGILVVTTPQNVASNVAVKAVGMFEKLNVPIIGVVENMSGFVCNKCGEKHNVFGEGGAKRISEQFKIPLIGEIPLTAGIMAGSEEGRPIILTDPDSPSSNAFRSSAKNIAAQCSIIAAKLQEEMAAEAAASPDAGGAEGQSPPQQDAGKPLGVASAAEKDGGL; this comes from the coding sequence ATGTGCGGAACAGGCGCCCATATGCAGGCCCCCCCGGCAGGGCCGTCTAGACACGGCTGGCAGGGCTTTAGGGCCGGTTCTTTCAGCCGGATCCGCCTATCTTTAAATAATGAAAACACACTCACTGAAAACATGGTTGGCGTAGATCAGGTACTTGAGAGCCTCGGCAAAGTGATTGATCCGGATCTCAAAAAGGACATCGTATCCATGGGGATGATAAAGGATCTCGAGCTAGATGACGGCAACCTCAAGTTTACACTGGAGCTTACCACCCCCGCATGCCCCTTTAACGTAGAGATAGAAGACGACGTAAGAAAGGTGATAGGCGAGCTCGACGGCATAAAGAACCTCAACCTCAACGTTACAGCAAAGGTCATGGAGGGCCGTTCGCTCGACGAGGACGCCGGCATGACCACCGTAAAGAACATCATCGGGGTCGCCAGCGGGAAAGGCGGCGTGGGCAAGTCGACTGTGGCGCTCAACCTCGCGCTGGCGCTCGGCCAGACCGGCGCCAAGGTGGGCCTGCTCGATGCCGACATATACGGCCCCAGCATACCGCTGATGCTCGGCATGAAGGAGGCATTCATGGAAGTAGAGGCAAACAAGCTGCAGCCCGCCGAGGCCAGCGGGATAAAGGTGGTCTCGTTTGGATTCTTTGCAGAGCAGGCGCACAAGGCGGCCATATACAGGGGCCCCATCATATCGGGGATACTCAAGCAGTTTCTAGTGGATACAAACTGGAGTGATCTTGACTATTTGATAGTGGACCTGCCGCCCGGGACTGGCGACATACCGCTGACGCTGGCCCAGACCATACCCATAACGGGAATACTGGTGGTTACAACCCCGCAGAATGTTGCAAGCAACGTTGCAGTCAAGGCGGTAGGCATGTTCGAGAAGCTCAACGTGCCGATAATAGGGGTAGTCGAGAACATGAGCGGGTTTGTATGCAACAAGTGCGGCGAAAAGCACAATGTATTTGGAGAAGGCGGCGCCAAGAGGATAAGCGAGCAGTTCAAGATACCGCTGATAGGCGAGATCCCCCTGACCGCAGGCATAATGGCGGGCTCTGAAGAGGGCAGGCCGATAATTCTGACCGACCCCGACTCCCCGAGCTCCAACGCATTCAGATCATCGGCAAAGAACATTGCTGCACAGTGCAGCATAATAGCTGCAAAGCTCCAGGAGGAGATGGCAGCAGAAGCTGCCGCCTCGCCGGATGCAGGCGGCGCCGAAGGGCAGAGCCCTCCCCAGCAGGACGCCGGAAAGCCGCTCGGTGTGGCTAGCGCCGCAGAAAAAGACGGCGGGCTTTGA
- a CDS encoding uncharacterized protein conserved in archaea (COG1909) has protein sequence MGTLILDSMVNKEAVLREAPPGTILVTVGDVTSERISGFGMTPLLQIIDGKTRRAAHEPAGPPPDVEIIRCENPAGGISPECIETIRRALGSSSPLRLVVSGEEDLLVIPACIYAPDGAVIMYGQPGRGLVAIHVDAGIRYKAKGLLDSVS, from the coding sequence ATGGGCACGCTCATACTGGATTCCATGGTGAATAAAGAGGCGGTTCTGCGCGAGGCGCCCCCGGGCACTATACTGGTTACAGTGGGCGATGTCACATCCGAGAGAATCTCCGGGTTCGGGATGACCCCGCTGCTCCAGATAATAGACGGCAAGACCAGAAGGGCCGCGCATGAACCAGCAGGCCCCCCGCCGGATGTCGAGATCATCCGGTGTGAGAACCCCGCCGGCGGGATAAGCCCCGAATGTATAGAGACAATCCGCAGGGCCCTCGGGTCATCATCCCCGCTGCGGCTCGTGGTCAGCGGCGAGGAGGACCTCTTGGTCATTCCCGCGTGTATATACGCGCCAGACGGGGCGGTGATAATGTACGGGCAGCCCGGCCGCGGCCTGGTCGCCATCCACGTGGATGCGGGGATCAGATATAAGGCCAAAGGCCTGCTCGATTCGGTGTCATGA
- a CDS encoding inorganic pyrophosphatase (COG3808), which translates to MAGEEILPIGAGIASFVVAAGLAAWITRHPPGTKEQMEISEAVRVGASAFLKREMKVIVPVAVGLAVIIGAFLQPSNGIAFAVGATLSAVAGLISLKITVKAAVRAANLSSKGLGKTFAMAFRGGATVGLAVPAMALLAITGLYMIYPDPISIAGVGIGASLIALFIRIGGGIFTKAADMGADLVGKVEANIPEDDPRNPATIADNVGDNVGDAAGMGSDVYESYIVTILAALLIAALIGAPELLMFPVMVGAAGMLASIVGVVIVGSGETKDVMRPLNRSFYVSAGIAVGLNLAFTIIFLGESASAYSLFGSTLIGVALVPVIQRITDRYTNHKYGPVNEIAESAKWGYASLTLMGIIKGLQSTGPFMIALVTAIIASYALGSSFAPEGADPVLYGIFGTAMTAMAMLSLAGIVLSIDAFGPIADNAGGIVEMTGMGEESRKVTDEIDAVGNTTKAVTKGFAIASAALAALAMIQAFQFEAAHIFEGVLELDYSLTNPAVITGLLVGGLLPFIITGQLISGVSRAAMKMVDEVRRQFKAEPGILTGETKPDYARCVDIATVASIKELWKSAVIAITAPIILGILLGPTAVAGLLMGSVVTGIFLAYHLANTGGAWDNAKKLVEMRGEKGSEIHKVTVVGDIIGDPYKDTAGPALNTVIKLLNTIAIVFVSAFVSVLVL; encoded by the coding sequence ATGGCCGGAGAGGAGATACTGCCCATAGGGGCCGGCATCGCCTCGTTTGTGGTGGCGGCAGGGCTGGCTGCGTGGATAACTAGGCACCCGCCCGGCACGAAAGAGCAGATGGAGATATCCGAGGCCGTAAGGGTCGGCGCATCGGCGTTCCTGAAGAGGGAGATGAAGGTTATAGTGCCCGTAGCCGTCGGGCTCGCAGTAATCATAGGCGCATTTTTGCAGCCATCAAACGGGATAGCCTTTGCCGTGGGGGCGACGCTCTCTGCGGTGGCGGGGCTGATATCCCTAAAGATAACGGTAAAGGCAGCCGTGCGCGCGGCCAATCTGAGCAGCAAGGGGCTCGGCAAGACCTTTGCAATGGCGTTCCGGGGCGGGGCAACAGTGGGCCTTGCAGTCCCCGCGATGGCGCTGCTGGCGATAACTGGCCTGTACATGATATACCCGGATCCCATATCGATAGCAGGAGTCGGGATAGGGGCCAGCCTGATAGCCCTGTTCATAAGGATAGGCGGCGGCATATTCACAAAGGCGGCAGACATGGGGGCGGACCTTGTGGGAAAAGTAGAGGCCAACATACCAGAAGACGACCCTAGAAACCCCGCAACCATAGCGGACAACGTAGGGGACAATGTCGGGGATGCTGCAGGCATGGGCTCTGACGTGTACGAATCATACATCGTGACCATTCTTGCGGCCCTTCTCATAGCCGCCCTGATAGGAGCTCCAGAACTGCTGATGTTCCCGGTCATGGTGGGGGCGGCAGGCATGCTCGCCTCGATAGTGGGCGTGGTCATAGTGGGCTCCGGCGAGACCAAAGACGTGATGAGGCCGCTCAACCGCTCGTTCTATGTATCCGCGGGGATAGCAGTAGGCCTCAATCTGGCATTTACGATAATATTCCTGGGCGAGAGCGCGTCTGCGTACTCCCTGTTCGGCTCGACCCTGATAGGGGTGGCCCTTGTGCCCGTCATACAGCGCATAACAGATAGGTATACAAACCACAAGTACGGCCCGGTAAACGAGATAGCAGAATCGGCAAAGTGGGGCTATGCGTCCCTTACCCTCATGGGGATAATCAAGGGACTGCAGTCGACGGGCCCCTTTATGATAGCGCTGGTCACGGCGATAATCGCGTCATACGCGCTGGGCTCCTCGTTTGCCCCAGAGGGCGCGGACCCTGTGCTCTACGGGATATTCGGAACGGCCATGACCGCCATGGCGATGCTGAGCCTGGCGGGGATAGTCCTCAGCATAGACGCCTTTGGGCCCATAGCGGACAACGCGGGCGGCATAGTAGAGATGACAGGCATGGGCGAGGAGAGCCGCAAGGTGACCGACGAGATAGATGCAGTAGGCAATACAACAAAGGCAGTCACCAAGGGCTTTGCAATAGCTAGCGCGGCGCTTGCGGCACTTGCCATGATCCAGGCGTTCCAGTTCGAGGCGGCGCACATATTCGAGGGCGTTTTAGAGCTTGATTACAGCCTGACAAACCCCGCGGTCATAACGGGCCTGCTTGTCGGCGGCCTGCTCCCGTTTATAATAACAGGCCAGCTGATAAGCGGCGTATCGAGGGCCGCCATGAAGATGGTCGACGAGGTAAGGCGGCAGTTCAAGGCGGAACCCGGCATACTCACCGGCGAGACAAAGCCCGACTATGCGCGGTGCGTGGACATTGCCACTGTCGCGTCGATAAAAGAGCTCTGGAAGTCTGCAGTAATAGCCATAACGGCGCCGATAATACTGGGCATACTGCTGGGCCCTACCGCTGTGGCGGGCCTGCTCATGGGCTCGGTAGTAACAGGGATATTTCTCGCGTACCACCTTGCAAATACCGGCGGCGCCTGGGACAATGCGAAAAAGCTCGTCGAGATGAGGGGCGAGAAGGGCAGCGAGATACACAAGGTTACAGTAGTCGGCGACATAATAGGCGACCCCTACAAGGATACAGCAGGGCCTGCGCTCAACACTGTAATCAAGCTGCTAAATACTATAGCCATAGTGTTCGTCTCGGCGTTTGTATCAGTCCTGGTACTCTAG
- a CDS encoding hemolysin (COG1253) gives MVDLWVEFLSLAVLIGLSGFFSGLEVALVGTRSSKVRQLLKDGTKGAAALHRLKSNPGWMMSSVNLGNNLVNVGSAALATSIALRTFGDDGLGIAVGVMTFLILVFGEITPKTYCNANAVAISLRFAPVLIAFGYALWPVVKVFEYITRGMVKLTGSSYYAPPITEDEIRGVVEQGLADKAIEEEEGELVHGALGFDDTIIRAVMTPRTRMFTLNAKMLLFEALPLINQRGHSRIPILGEGGNEIVGFVHAGDILKELEHDKRVVTLEQIARKPVFVSQEKRVSSLLKEMQGRKVHMAMVIDEHGGIVGLVTLEDLLEEIVGEIEDETDKTRPQEYHSIDRDTIITSGDIEINRINEIFKADVPEGEDYASLSGLLHERLHDIPQEGDKVEVGSLRIIVEEVKKNVPKKVRIERIRRA, from the coding sequence ATGGTAGATCTCTGGGTCGAGTTCCTATCACTGGCGGTCCTCATAGGCCTCTCGGGCTTTTTCAGCGGCCTCGAGGTGGCCTTGGTTGGAACCCGCAGCTCAAAGGTCAGGCAGCTCCTCAAGGACGGCACAAAGGGGGCGGCCGCCCTGCACAGGCTCAAGTCTAACCCCGGCTGGATGATGTCGAGTGTAAACCTGGGCAACAACCTGGTCAATGTTGGCTCTGCCGCCCTGGCAACCAGCATAGCCCTGCGCACGTTTGGCGACGACGGGCTCGGCATAGCAGTCGGCGTGATGACCTTTCTGATACTTGTGTTCGGCGAGATAACCCCAAAGACCTACTGCAATGCAAATGCCGTGGCCATATCGCTCCGCTTTGCGCCCGTGTTGATTGCGTTTGGGTACGCGCTCTGGCCGGTGGTCAAGGTATTCGAGTACATAACAAGGGGCATGGTGAAGCTTACCGGTAGCAGCTATTACGCGCCGCCTATAACAGAGGACGAGATCAGGGGGGTGGTCGAGCAGGGCCTTGCCGACAAGGCAATAGAGGAGGAAGAAGGCGAGCTTGTGCACGGGGCCCTTGGATTCGATGATACTATAATCCGGGCGGTGATGACCCCCCGGACCAGGATGTTCACGCTAAATGCAAAGATGCTACTCTTCGAGGCGCTGCCGCTGATAAACCAGAGGGGCCACTCGAGAATACCCATACTCGGCGAGGGGGGAAACGAGATAGTCGGCTTTGTCCATGCAGGAGATATCCTCAAGGAGCTAGAACATGACAAGAGGGTGGTCACCCTCGAGCAGATTGCGCGAAAGCCGGTCTTTGTATCCCAGGAAAAGCGCGTCTCGTCTTTACTCAAGGAGATGCAGGGCAGAAAGGTGCACATGGCGATGGTCATAGACGAGCACGGGGGGATAGTGGGCCTGGTCACCCTCGAGGACCTGCTCGAAGAGATAGTGGGCGAGATAGAAGACGAGACCGACAAGACCCGCCCGCAGGAATACCACAGCATAGACCGCGATACTATAATCACCAGCGGGGACATAGAGATAAACAGGATAAACGAGATCTTCAAGGCAGACGTGCCCGAGGGCGAAGACTATGCGTCCCTGTCGGGCCTACTCCATGAGAGGCTGCACGACATACCCCAGGAGGGCGACAAGGTGGAGGTGGGCTCGCTCCGCATAATCGTAGAAGAGGTCAAAAAGAACGTGCCAAAAAAGGTCCGCATAGAGCGGATAAGGCGCGCATAG